In one Chitinophaga sancti genomic region, the following are encoded:
- a CDS encoding alpha/beta hydrolase has protein sequence MEYLIQEPLVKTAKKKALILMHGVGSNEKDLFSLVSYLPKDYYIICPQGHFALGGGRYAWYNVDFSSGKPVYSMQQEKESRELIRQFVGEMKAKYQLDEVYLGGFSQGGIMSYTVGLSDPKLVKGIVILSSRLLEEVKPLLAKQAPALQVFVSHGTQDGTLGIHYAREAKLFLEGMQVNLSYHEYAMGHQINQQVLADLNKWLSAQE, from the coding sequence ATGGAATATTTGATTCAGGAGCCCCTTGTAAAGACAGCAAAGAAGAAGGCTTTAATCCTGATGCATGGTGTAGGCAGCAATGAAAAGGACCTGTTTAGCCTGGTCAGTTACCTGCCAAAGGATTATTATATCATTTGTCCGCAGGGTCATTTTGCTCTTGGCGGCGGCCGGTATGCCTGGTACAATGTAGATTTCTCCAGCGGCAAACCGGTGTACAGTATGCAGCAGGAAAAGGAAAGCAGGGAATTGATCAGGCAGTTCGTGGGAGAGATGAAAGCGAAATATCAGCTGGATGAAGTGTACCTGGGCGGATTTAGCCAGGGAGGGATCATGAGTTATACAGTGGGCTTGAGTGATCCGAAACTGGTGAAAGGGATTGTTATCCTGAGTAGCAGGCTACTGGAAGAAGTAAAGCCCCTGCTGGCAAAGCAGGCGCCGGCATTGCAGGTGTTTGTATCACATGGCACACAGGATGGCACCCTGGGGATACATTATGCGCGGGAGGCGAAACTGTTCCTGGAAGGGATGCAGGTGAACCTGAGCTATCATGAATATGCGATGGGGCATCAGATCAATCAGCAGGTGTTGGCGGACTTGAATAAGTGGTTGTCGGCGCAGGAATGA
- a CDS encoding PfkB family carbohydrate kinase, whose amino-acid sequence MPKNIISIQSQVASGYVGNNIAGFAIQLHGIDLTLLPTVFLSAHTGHPVIFGEAISPALLSDLVKGIGAINIPADATYLISGFCNLPDNIDIIANAVIQYPHLKFVYDPVFGDFHCGGLYFEEEIATYSVNKLLPLAHILTPNHWELEFILKRPFSTLEDLKTALEENALLENKTIILTSANLADTPPDVMEVVLIQGKRIARFHGPKIPLETTGTGDLFTAILTSQLTLQKSLDEAIRIAMDFINHTLAYMQAANEKELSAAALMKHLHLLK is encoded by the coding sequence ATGCCAAAAAACATTATCAGCATCCAAAGCCAGGTAGCCAGCGGCTACGTAGGCAATAACATCGCAGGGTTCGCCATCCAGCTACATGGCATCGACCTCACCTTACTGCCTACCGTTTTCCTGTCTGCCCACACCGGCCACCCGGTTATCTTCGGAGAAGCCATCTCCCCCGCCTTATTGTCCGACCTGGTAAAAGGCATCGGCGCCATCAACATTCCTGCAGATGCAACATACCTCATCAGCGGGTTCTGTAACCTGCCCGATAATATCGACATCATTGCCAATGCCGTCATCCAATACCCTCACCTGAAATTCGTATACGATCCTGTATTCGGCGATTTTCACTGCGGCGGCCTTTATTTCGAAGAAGAAATTGCGACCTACTCCGTCAATAAACTCCTGCCACTCGCACACATTCTTACCCCCAATCACTGGGAACTGGAATTTATCCTGAAAAGGCCATTCAGCACACTGGAGGACTTAAAAACTGCTTTAGAGGAAAATGCGCTCCTGGAAAACAAAACAATCATCCTCACCAGCGCAAATCTGGCCGATACGCCGCCTGATGTTATGGAAGTAGTATTGATCCAGGGAAAACGAATTGCGCGCTTCCACGGGCCTAAAATCCCCCTGGAAACGACCGGCACCGGCGACCTCTTCACCGCCATCCTTACCTCCCAGCTCACACTGCAAAAAAGCCTGGACGAAGCCATCCGCATCGCCATGGATTTCATCAACCACACACTTGCCTACATGCAGGCTGCCAATGAAAAAGAACTGAGTGCCGCTGCCCTCATGAAACACCTGCACCTGCTAAAATAA
- the ygiD gene encoding 4,5-DOPA-extradiol-dioxygenase — protein sequence MTTLSAFRNFTDSLQEDDHLMPLLFIGHGSPMNGIEDTEFSRRWTQMGQEIPTPKAVLVISAHWYTQGTKITAMEHPKTIHDFGGFPKELFAVQYPAPGNPDLARETASLIHASLDHDWGLDHGTWTVVRHMYPKANIPVLQLSIDYSKGPQYHYDLAKELYALRRKGVLIIGSGNMVHNLRMVAWDRLDDKEYGYDWALDINNQFKHLISSREHKALINYTQLGKSALLAIPTPDHYLPLMYTLGLQSAKDNISFFNDKAVGGSLTMTSVKFG from the coding sequence ATGACAACGCTATCAGCATTCAGAAACTTCACAGATTCATTACAGGAAGATGATCACCTGATGCCCTTATTATTCATCGGTCACGGCTCTCCCATGAACGGCATTGAAGACACTGAATTCAGCAGAAGATGGACACAGATGGGCCAGGAAATTCCTACCCCCAAAGCTGTATTGGTGATCTCCGCACACTGGTATACCCAGGGTACTAAGATCACGGCTATGGAGCATCCGAAAACCATCCATGATTTTGGCGGCTTCCCGAAGGAACTTTTTGCCGTGCAATACCCGGCACCGGGAAACCCGGACCTGGCCAGGGAAACAGCTTCCCTGATCCATGCCTCCCTCGACCATGACTGGGGCCTGGACCACGGTACCTGGACGGTGGTAAGACATATGTATCCAAAGGCAAATATTCCTGTGCTGCAACTGAGTATTGACTATTCAAAAGGACCACAGTATCACTATGACCTGGCAAAAGAACTCTATGCCCTTCGCAGGAAAGGCGTATTGATCATCGGCAGCGGTAACATGGTGCATAACCTGAGAATGGTGGCATGGGATCGCCTCGATGATAAGGAATATGGGTACGACTGGGCACTGGACATCAACAACCAGTTCAAACACCTGATCAGCTCCCGTGAACACAAGGCACTGATCAACTATACACAATTGGGTAAGAGTGCCCTGCTGGCGATTCCGACACCGGACCACTATCTACCCCTGATGTATACACTGGGTTTACAATCTGCGAAGGACAACATTTCATTCTTTAATGATAAAGCGGTGGGTGGCTCTCTGACGATGACTTCCGTAAAATTCGGTTGA
- a CDS encoding sialate O-acetylesterase gives MFRSLIIPLAFVACFSNAYATLKPVSLFSDHMVLQKGVVVPVWGTAGEGALVTVQYNGQSVSAKTVQGKWMLSLQPLPYISKGSEMKIFSGPDTIHIQDVLVGEVWLCSGQSNMERQLGPRPPQQPIYNWEQERDAANYPLIREYYVPLKYSTTTIPDVNNQWTVCSPQTVSDFTAVGYFFAKNLYAKMQVPVGIIFSAFGGTPAEDWTSIAALESNPNLKDMIQNYAKTISGPGWKPQGQCISGLYNGMIYPLLPYAIKGVAWYQGESNNDRAAEYQEILPTMIANWRTDFKQPEMPFLIVQIAPHKGMRPEIREAQFLVVKKVKKTALIVTTDCGDSADIHPTHKQPVGERLAIAAAGLAYGVKGEYSGPMFQQSTQEKDQLIVTFSHTGKGLVAKGDTLTGFEISNGQEYYPAIARIQKNKIVLFNEHVPHPTLVRYGWTNVPKVNLYNKEGLPASPFRNDVSNN, from the coding sequence ATGTTTAGGTCTTTAATAATTCCACTGGCGTTTGTAGCCTGCTTTTCAAACGCCTATGCCACTTTAAAACCCGTTAGCCTGTTCAGTGATCACATGGTATTGCAAAAGGGAGTCGTTGTTCCTGTCTGGGGCACGGCCGGTGAGGGGGCGCTCGTGACCGTGCAATACAATGGCCAGTCTGTGTCCGCAAAGACGGTGCAGGGCAAATGGATGCTGAGTTTACAACCATTGCCATATATTTCGAAAGGGTCGGAAATGAAGATCTTCTCCGGTCCGGATACCATTCATATCCAGGATGTGCTGGTAGGGGAGGTCTGGCTTTGCAGCGGCCAGTCAAATATGGAACGCCAGCTGGGGCCGCGGCCACCACAGCAACCTATCTACAACTGGGAGCAGGAGCGGGATGCCGCCAACTATCCCCTGATCAGGGAGTATTATGTACCCCTGAAATATTCGACTACAACCATCCCCGATGTCAATAACCAGTGGACGGTTTGCAGTCCGCAGACGGTGAGTGATTTCACGGCAGTAGGTTATTTCTTCGCAAAGAACCTCTATGCAAAAATGCAGGTGCCGGTAGGGATTATCTTCTCTGCTTTTGGCGGTACCCCTGCCGAAGACTGGACCAGCATCGCTGCGCTGGAAAGTAATCCGAACCTGAAAGACATGATTCAGAATTATGCAAAGACCATTTCCGGTCCGGGTTGGAAACCACAGGGCCAGTGTATCAGTGGGTTGTATAATGGCATGATTTATCCTTTGCTGCCCTACGCGATCAAAGGCGTGGCCTGGTACCAGGGAGAATCCAATAACGACCGGGCGGCGGAATACCAGGAAATTCTGCCTACCATGATCGCCAACTGGCGCACGGATTTTAAACAGCCGGAAATGCCCTTTTTAATCGTTCAGATTGCCCCGCATAAGGGTATGAGGCCGGAGATCAGGGAAGCGCAGTTTTTGGTGGTTAAAAAGGTCAAAAAAACGGCATTGATTGTGACCACTGATTGCGGTGATTCGGCAGACATCCATCCGACCCATAAACAACCGGTAGGGGAACGCCTGGCAATTGCCGCAGCAGGCCTGGCCTATGGCGTAAAAGGAGAATATAGCGGGCCTATGTTCCAGCAGAGCACCCAGGAAAAGGATCAGCTCATCGTTACCTTTTCTCATACCGGCAAGGGATTGGTGGCAAAAGGGGATACGCTCACCGGTTTTGAAATCAGCAACGGGCAGGAATATTACCCGGCCATTGCCAGGATCCAAAAGAATAAAATCGTTCTCTTTAATGAGCATGTACCTCATCCCACCCTGGTACGATATGGCTGGACTAATGTGCCGAAAGTGAATTTGTATAACAAAGAAGGTTTGCCGGCTTCTCCTTTCAGAAACGATGTTTCAAATAATTGA
- a CDS encoding metallophosphoesterase family protein, whose translation MKYSTPVQKKDQPDDSYKFQPLPAPTGTFPYHLDLRQLIPEISHQQMTFHLVGDTGSLRSTDFQRKVITAMEAQFEQDNPPQFLFHLGDVVYNHGEASQYYRQFFGPFQNYPAPIFAIAGNHDSDVNPAAPPYHSLEHFVTVFCDTTPQTVPFSNNAARKSMVQPNVYWTLKTPLANIIGMHSNVPKFGIVTPGQQEWLKGELRSADAERPGKALIICIHHAPYSADTNHGASIPMITLLEEIFEETGIRPDIVFSGHVHNYQRLVKKYKSGKDVCYVVAGGGGYDELHPIAELSDKRFTNELPVFEGVSLEKYCYYQHGFLKFSIEKQEGQLLLSGNYYSVADDGVVTHEDHFEIKT comes from the coding sequence ATGAAATATAGTACACCGGTTCAGAAGAAAGATCAGCCAGACGATTCATATAAATTTCAGCCTTTGCCAGCCCCGACAGGCACCTTCCCTTACCACCTGGATCTCCGGCAGCTTATCCCGGAGATCAGCCACCAGCAAATGACTTTTCACCTCGTAGGTGACACCGGCAGCCTCAGAAGCACTGATTTTCAGCGGAAAGTGATCACGGCTATGGAGGCCCAATTTGAACAGGACAATCCTCCACAATTCTTATTTCACCTGGGCGACGTGGTATACAACCACGGTGAAGCCAGCCAATACTACAGGCAATTCTTCGGGCCTTTTCAAAATTACCCGGCACCAATATTTGCGATAGCGGGTAATCATGACAGTGATGTGAACCCGGCAGCACCGCCTTATCATAGCCTGGAACATTTTGTGACCGTGTTTTGTGATACCACCCCGCAGACCGTTCCATTCAGTAACAATGCGGCAAGAAAGAGTATGGTCCAGCCAAATGTCTATTGGACACTCAAAACACCCCTGGCAAATATTATCGGGATGCATAGCAATGTACCTAAATTCGGCATTGTGACACCCGGGCAACAGGAATGGCTGAAAGGCGAGTTACGCAGCGCAGACGCAGAACGTCCTGGCAAGGCCCTGATCATTTGTATTCACCATGCGCCCTATTCTGCTGATACCAATCACGGGGCCAGTATCCCGATGATCACATTACTGGAAGAGATATTTGAGGAGACAGGGATCAGGCCGGATATTGTATTTAGCGGGCATGTACACAATTACCAGCGGCTGGTCAAAAAATACAAAAGCGGGAAGGACGTATGCTATGTGGTAGCTGGTGGAGGCGGGTATGATGAGTTACACCCTATAGCGGAGTTATCTGATAAAAGATTTACGAATGAACTGCCCGTTTTCGAAGGGGTATCATTAGAAAAATACTGCTATTACCAGCATGGGTTTTTGAAATTCAGTATTGAGAAACAGGAAGGGCAATTGCTCCTGTCAGGGAATTATTATTCAGTGGCAGATGATGGGGTAGTCACCCATGAAGATCATTTTGAAATTAAGACCTAG
- a CDS encoding thioredoxin family protein: MTFKEYSDCFELILNRKDQEQPAPYDNPHYLDYTKLNWTRMNRWFKTGILTPAFTAAIQKIDAYQHWIIITEPWCGDAAHSIPFLEMASQLNPLIKVTYELRDTEPFRINQYLTNQGKSIPKLIIRNADNYDLATWGPRPKDCQALYARLTAEKADYDMVKMEIQKWYNANKGQDLQEEMTALLNGLK; the protein is encoded by the coding sequence ATGACATTCAAGGAATATAGTGATTGCTTTGAGCTTATACTCAACAGGAAAGATCAGGAACAACCGGCCCCTTACGACAATCCTCACTACCTGGATTACACTAAACTGAATTGGACCAGGATGAACCGCTGGTTTAAAACCGGCATACTCACACCTGCATTTACCGCTGCCATTCAAAAAATCGATGCTTACCAACACTGGATCATTATTACTGAACCCTGGTGTGGGGATGCGGCGCATAGCATACCTTTCCTGGAAATGGCCAGTCAGCTGAATCCACTCATCAAAGTGACTTATGAACTGAGGGATACCGAGCCATTCAGGATCAATCAATACCTTACCAATCAAGGGAAGTCTATTCCAAAACTGATCATCAGGAATGCAGATAATTATGATCTTGCCACCTGGGGCCCAAGGCCAAAGGATTGCCAGGCCTTGTATGCAAGGCTCACGGCGGAGAAAGCGGATTATGATATGGTGAAAATGGAGATTCAGAAATGGTATAATGCTAATAAGGGGCAGGATCTGCAGGAGGAAATGACAGCTTTGTTAAATGGATTAAAGTAA
- a CDS encoding DUF6515 family protein yields the protein MKAKIVVILMVLFTGATMQLSAQHRDRDRYKGRDRERVMVVKDVPGHHRVVAYHGVNYHYADGRYYRPVNGGYERLAVPPAGIAVDFVPIGYKMRMHRGVRYYYSGNVCYRELRPHSYVVTARPW from the coding sequence ATGAAAGCAAAAATAGTTGTAATCCTGATGGTTCTTTTTACTGGTGCTACTATGCAGTTATCTGCCCAACACAGGGATAGAGACCGCTACAAAGGCAGAGACCGGGAAAGAGTAATGGTAGTAAAGGATGTGCCGGGGCATCACCGGGTAGTGGCTTATCACGGAGTGAATTATCATTATGCAGATGGCAGGTATTACCGTCCTGTAAATGGCGGCTATGAAAGATTAGCTGTGCCGCCGGCAGGTATTGCAGTAGATTTTGTACCAATTGGTTATAAAATGCGTATGCACAGAGGCGTTAGGTATTATTACAGCGGGAATGTGTGTTATAGGGAGCTAAGGCCTCATTCTTATGTTGTGACAGCGAGGCCCTGGTAA
- a CDS encoding Crp/Fnr family transcriptional regulator, which yields MYEVFLSKIKEKVALTREEEAEIAAHLTHKTLRKRQFFLQEGDLCRYIAMVEKGALRTYVTDMEGHEHITSFALEGWSLGDLCSFLKEEPATQNIEALEDCELCLISKPAHETLLQQMPKYETYNRILMTEAYIALQKRTRDMISLSPDEQYKAFVNVYPNIVQRVPQHMIASYLGLSPETLSRIKSRISQHK from the coding sequence ATGTACGAAGTATTTCTCAGCAAAATCAAGGAAAAAGTGGCCCTCACCAGGGAGGAAGAAGCGGAGATAGCAGCACATCTGACCCATAAAACCCTGCGTAAACGCCAGTTTTTCCTGCAGGAAGGGGACCTTTGCCGCTACATTGCCATGGTTGAAAAAGGTGCCCTCAGAACGTATGTGACTGACATGGAAGGCCATGAGCACATCACCTCTTTTGCACTGGAAGGCTGGTCGCTGGGAGACCTCTGCAGCTTTCTGAAAGAAGAACCTGCTACGCAGAATATCGAGGCCCTGGAAGATTGCGAGTTATGCCTGATCAGCAAACCTGCGCATGAAACGTTGTTACAGCAGATGCCTAAATATGAGACTTACAACCGTATACTCATGACAGAGGCTTATATCGCCCTGCAGAAAAGAACCAGGGATATGATCAGTCTTTCGCCGGATGAACAATACAAAGCCTTTGTGAATGTATACCCCAACATCGTACAGCGGGTACCCCAACATATGATTGCCTCCTACCTGGGCCTGAGCCCGGAGACCCTGAGCAGGATAAAAAGCAGGATATCGCAGCATAAATAA
- a CDS encoding MFS transporter yields MKKSLMPLLLGGLGIGTTEFVMMGLLQDIASDLHITIPEAGHLISAYALGVVVGAPLLVMMSVKHPPKKILLFLMLIFTVFNALSAFSPGPVTLLMARFFAGLPHGAFFGVGSVVASRLADKGKQAQAIAVMFSGLTIANLVMVPIGTWIGHHLLWRYTFGLVAVIGLMTLLAIKLWLPALPANENADAKKEMEVLKNPQAWLVIAITAVGTGGMFAWISYISPLMTDVSHFSADSVSWIMVLAGLGMIVGNLIGGRLADRFQPVYTCAGLLLCMALTLLSIHYFSGIQFVSLFLTFLTGALSMMIAAPIQILMINTSGDAEMLGAALIQAAFNVGNSLGAFLGGLPIVMGYGFTYPVVVGACMAVVGVGFAIRLIKMQQPPLNIIPAPTTTYSSPPTPAD; encoded by the coding sequence ATGAAAAAGAGTTTAATGCCCTTGCTGTTGGGCGGATTAGGAATAGGAACAACAGAATTCGTCATGATGGGCCTTTTGCAGGATATTGCCAGTGACCTGCACATCACAATCCCCGAAGCTGGCCACCTTATTTCAGCCTATGCACTCGGCGTAGTAGTAGGAGCTCCCTTACTCGTCATGATGAGTGTAAAGCACCCTCCGAAAAAGATCCTCCTTTTTTTAATGCTGATTTTTACCGTGTTTAATGCCTTGTCTGCATTTTCACCAGGTCCTGTCACCCTGCTCATGGCAAGGTTCTTTGCAGGCCTGCCACACGGTGCATTCTTTGGCGTTGGTTCAGTTGTAGCCAGCAGACTCGCTGATAAAGGGAAACAGGCGCAGGCCATTGCCGTTATGTTTTCCGGATTAACGATTGCCAACCTGGTCATGGTGCCCATCGGTACATGGATAGGTCACCATTTATTGTGGAGATATACTTTTGGACTGGTAGCCGTCATTGGTTTGATGACGCTGCTCGCAATTAAATTATGGTTGCCCGCTTTGCCTGCCAATGAAAATGCAGATGCAAAGAAAGAGATGGAAGTGTTAAAGAATCCGCAGGCATGGCTGGTAATTGCGATTACTGCGGTGGGTACGGGCGGTATGTTTGCCTGGATCAGTTACATCTCTCCATTGATGACAGATGTATCGCATTTCTCAGCGGATAGCGTGTCATGGATCATGGTACTGGCTGGTTTGGGGATGATCGTGGGGAACCTGATTGGTGGCAGACTGGCGGATCGTTTTCAGCCGGTATATACCTGTGCCGGTCTCCTCTTGTGTATGGCGCTGACCCTGCTGTCGATCCATTATTTTTCAGGAATCCAGTTCGTTTCCCTGTTCCTGACTTTCCTGACCGGGGCCTTGTCTATGATGATTGCCGCGCCTATCCAGATCCTGATGATCAATACCTCTGGTGATGCCGAGATGCTGGGCGCTGCGCTTATCCAGGCCGCTTTTAATGTTGGAAATTCCCTGGGTGCTTTCCTGGGTGGATTGCCGATTGTGATGGGGTATGGATTTACGTACCCGGTTGTGGTAGGAGCCTGTATGGCCGTAGTAGGAGTGGGGTTTGCGATCCGCCTGATCAAAATGCAGCAACCACCCCTGAATATCATTCCTGCGCCGACAACCACTTATTCAAGTCCGCCAACACCTGCTGATTGA
- a CDS encoding glutamine amidotransferase-related protein, which translates to MHIHFIIHEAYEAPGAYLLWANARNFKVSFTHIYEGQFPPANANGIDLLIVMGGPQSPDTLHTAREEMQLINACIRANKAVVGACLGAQLIGEALGARHDRSPHKEIGVLPIELTNAGIKSDMIGHFGAILDVGHWHYDMPGLTAQCKILAKSKACPRQIIEYTPLVYGFQCHMEFTPEVLALLIANSDEDEIQNADASFTEMNEKLFIFCDKLVAAYEKRKGC; encoded by the coding sequence ATGCACATTCACTTTATCATTCACGAGGCCTACGAAGCGCCTGGTGCATACCTTCTTTGGGCCAACGCAAGAAATTTCAAGGTCAGTTTCACACACATCTACGAAGGACAATTCCCCCCTGCCAATGCCAATGGTATCGACCTCCTCATTGTAATGGGCGGACCGCAAAGTCCGGATACCCTGCATACTGCCAGGGAAGAAATGCAGCTCATCAATGCCTGTATCCGGGCGAACAAAGCCGTGGTGGGTGCCTGTCTCGGTGCGCAGCTAATTGGGGAAGCCCTTGGTGCACGGCACGACCGAAGTCCGCATAAAGAGATTGGCGTACTCCCTATCGAGCTTACCAACGCGGGTATCAAGAGCGATATGATTGGTCACTTTGGTGCGATACTGGATGTAGGTCACTGGCATTACGATATGCCCGGGCTGACAGCACAGTGTAAGATCCTGGCGAAAAGTAAAGCCTGCCCCAGGCAGATCATTGAATATACGCCCCTGGTATATGGATTCCAATGCCACATGGAGTTTACGCCCGAAGTACTGGCGCTGCTCATTGCCAATAGTGATGAAGATGAGATTCAAAATGCGGATGCATCCTTTACAGAGATGAATGAGAAGCTTTTTATTTTTTGTGATAAGCTGGTGGCTGCTTATGAAAAGAGAAAAGGGTGCTAA